One Vicugna pacos chromosome X, VicPac4, whole genome shotgun sequence DNA window includes the following coding sequences:
- the AMER1 gene encoding APC membrane recruitment protein 1: METRKDKAAQAKGAAVSVDTQDQGAEKGAKNKAAEATEGLASETPSSGPGRLKKTALKLFGGKKGICTLPSLFGGGRSKSSGKGSSKKGISKSKTYDGLSEAVDGPEDIVSEGTGIPLPLPESSCRLPSSQSAHGALETGSRHKMSVTGATEKAGAEKAPFVPKPKKGLKGFFSSIRRHRKSKVSIAEQSDPAAKEPEEARARPHEHVDSALLPHTEETLQALRKENAKPQDAPGPKVSSVSEPSTLAPEKTACKDPENTIEACASALLQPKSAPEASGPEEPHSPETGEKVETGEVNPPNAPVGDQLSLLFGDVTSLKSFDSLTGCGDIIAEQDMDSMTDSMASGGQRANRDGTKRSSCLVTYQGGGEEMALPDDDDEEEEEEEEVELEEEEEEVKEEDDDLEYLWASTQMYPRSNMNPSYHPTTSPGHHSYMLLDPVRSYPGLAPGDLLTPQSDQQESAPNSDEGYYDSTTPGLEDDSGEALGLIHRDCLPRDSYSGDALYEFFEPDDSLENSPPGDDCLYDLHGHNSEIFDPFLNFEHFSSSRPPGAMETEEERLVTIQKQLLYWELRREQLEAREAQEARTWEAHTREARTQETHAREANAREANTREAHVREARTREAYAREAQAQEVRAQEAQIRGVQARQEKPIMEYQMRPLGPSVMGLVEGASGASQTSHRGTTSAFPATASSEPDWRDFRPLEKRFEGTCSKKDQSTCLMQLFQSDAMFEPDMQEANFGGSPRRAYPTYSPPEEPEEEELENEGNATVSFSQALVEFTSNGNLFSSMSCSSDSDSSFTQNLPELPPMVTFDIADVERDGEGKCEENPEFHNDEDLAASLEAFELGYYQKHAFNNYRSRFYQGLPWGVSSLPRYLGLPGMHPRPPPAAMALNRRSRSLDTAETLELELSSSHLAQGYMESDELPAQQEDSDEEEEEEEWGRDSPLSLYTEPPGTYDWPAWAPCPLPVGPGPAWISPSQLDGPSSQSPYGQTACCISPIAVSMLLSVSGPESRAPGESRPQLARPSHLPLPMGPCYNLQPKASQGVRARPRDVPLPVDEPSCSSSPGGFSPSPLPQAKPVGITHGIPQLPRFRPEPPESHPIHYGASSVDLSKERAEQGASLPTSYSSTVMNGNLAE, from the coding sequence ATGGAGACCCGAAAGGATAAAGCTGCTCAGGCCAAGGGAGCAGCAGTCTCTGTGGACACTCAGGACCAAGGGGCAGAGAAAGGAGCCAAGAACAAGGCAGCTGAGGCGACAGAAGGGCTAGCATCAGAGACACCCTCATCTGGCCCAGGTAGGCTGAAAAAAACTGCTCTGAAGCTCTTTGGTGGCAAGAAAGGCATTTGTACCCTGCCTAGTTTATTTGGAGGGGGACGAAGCAAAAGTTCTGGGAAAGGCAGCTCTAAGAAGGGTATTAGCAAGAGCAAGACCTACGATGGCCTGAGTGAAGCAGTTGATGGCCCTGAGGACATTGTCAGTGAAGGAACTGGCATCCCCTTACCTTTGCCTGAGTCATCCTGCCGACTTCCTAGCTCCCAGAGTGCCCACGGGGCTTTGGAGACAGGCTCTAGACACAAGATGTCTGTGACTGGAGCCACAGAGAAAGCTGGGGCTGAGAAGGCTCCCTTTGTGCCCAAGCCAAAAAAAGGCCTGAAAGGTTTTTTCAGCAGTATCCGCCGTCACCGGAAGAGCAAGGTCTCTATAGCTGAGCAAAGTGATCCGGCGGCCAAAGAGCCTGAGGAGGCCAGAGCCAGGCCTCATGAGCATGTGGACTCAGCCCTTCTGCCCCACACTGAGGAGACCCTCCAAGccctaagaaaggaaaatgccaaGCCCCAAGATGCCCCTGGACCAAAAGTTTCTTCAGTATCAGAGCCTTCTACACTAGCCCCTGAGAAGACAGCCTGTAAAGATCCAGAAAATACTATAGAAGCCTGTGCCTCAGCACTCCTGCAGCCCAAATCTGCCCCTGAAGCCAGTGGCCCAGAGGAGCCCCATAGCCCAGAAACAGGGGAGAAAGTGGAGACAGGAGAGGTAAATCCACCAAATGCCCCTGTGGGTGACCAGCTGAGCCTCCTCTTTGGGGATGTCACATCCTTGAAAAGTTTTGACTCACTGACAGGTTGTGGTGATATCATAGCAGAGCAGGACATGGATAGTATGACAGACAGCATGGCCTCTGGAGGCCAGAGGGCCAACCGAGATGGGACCAAGCGAAGTTCCTGCCTGGTGACCTACCAAGGAGGGGGCGAGGAGATGGCCTTgcctgatgatgatgatgaggaagaagaggaggaagaggaggtggaattagaggaggaagaagaggaagtcaAGGAAGAAGATGATGACTTAGAATATTTGTGGGCCAGTACCCAGATGTACCCAAGGTCCAATATGAATCCAAGCTACCATCCCACCACATCCCCAGGCCACCACAGCTATATGCTTCTTGACCCAGTTAGGTCTTATCCTGGCCTAGCCCCTGGGGACCTTTTGACTCCTCAGAGTGACCAGCAAGAGTCTGCCCCCAATAGTGATGAGGGTTATTATGACTCCACCACGCCTGGACTTGAGGATGATTCAggtgaggccctggggcttatACACAGGGATTGCTTGCCCCGGGACAGCTATAGTGGAGATGCCCTGTATGAGTTCTTTGAGCCAGATGATAGTCTTGAGAACTCCCCACCTGGAGATGACTGCCTTTATGACCTCCATGGTCACAACTCTGAGATATTTGACCCATTCTTGAACTTTGAGCACTTTTCTTCCTCTCGGCCACCTGGGGCAATGGAGACTGAGGAAGAAAGGCTAGTGACCATCCAGAAACAGTTGCTGTATTGGGAGCTTCGGCGGGAGCAGCTTGAGGCCCGAGAAGCCCAGGAGGCACGTACTTGGGAGGCTCATACCAGAGAAGCCCGTACCCAAGAAACTCACGCCAGGGAGGCCAATGCTCGAGAGGCCAACACCCGGGAAGCCCACGTCAGAGAGGCCCGAACTCGAGAGGCTTATGCCAGGGAGGCTCAGGCCCAAGAGGTTCGTGCTCAAGAGGCTCAAATCCGAGGGGTACAGGCCCGGCAGGAAAAGCCCATCATGGAGTATCAGATGAGGCCTTTAGGCCCATCAGTGATGGGCCTGGTGGAAGGGGCATCAGGAGCCTCTCAGACTTCCCACAGAGGAACCACCTCAGCTTTTCCTGCTACTGCAAGCAGCGAACCAGACTGGAGGGACTTCCGTCCTTTGGAGAAGCGTTTTGAGGGAACCTGCTCCAAGAAAGATCAAAGCACCTGCCTAATGCAGCTCTTCCAGAGTGATGCAATGTTTGAGCCAGACATGCAAGAAGCAAATTTTGGAGGATCCCCCAGGAGGGCCTACCCTACTTATTCACCCCCTGAGGAGCCAGAGGAGGAGGAACTTGAAAATGAAGGGAATGCCACTGTGAGTTTTTCTCAGGCCCTTGTGGAGTTCACCAGCAATGGTAACTTATTCTCTAGCATGTCCTGCAGCTCTGATTCCGACTCATCCTTCACTCAAAACCTCCCTGAGCTGCCCCCCATGGTGACCTTTGACATCGCTGATGTGGAACGGGATGGGGAAGGCAAGTGTGAAGAAAATCCTGAGTTCCACAATGATGAAGACCTTGCAGCCTCCTTGGAAGCTTTTGAGCTAGGCTACTACCAGAAACATGCCTTCAACAACTACCGCAGCCGATTCTACCAGGGCCTACCCTGGGGTGTGAGCAGTCTCCCTCGATATTTGGGACTGCCTGGCATGCACCCTCGACCTCCACCTGCTGCCATGGCCCTCAACAGGCGGAGCCGCTCCCTTGACACTGCAGAGACCCTGGAGCTGGAGCTCTCCAGTTCTCACCTGGCCCAGGGCTATATGGAGTCTGATGAGCTTCCTGCTCAGCAAGAAGACTCagatgaagaagaggaggaggaggaatggggCCGAGACAGTCCCCTGTCCCTCTATACTGAACCTCCAGGGACCTACGACTGGCCTGCCTGGGCTCCCTGTCCTCTCCCAGTGGGGCCAGGCCCTGCCTGGATAAGTCCCAGCCAGTTGGATGGGCCTTCCAGCCAGTCACCATATGGGCAGACAGCCTGTTGCATATCTCCCATTGCCGTGTCAATGTTGCTGTCGGTATCAGGGCCAGAGTCAAGGGCACCTGGAGAATCCAGGCCTCAGCTAGCTCGACCTTCACACCTACCCCTGCCCATGGGCCCTTGTTATAACCTTCAGCCAAAGGCCTCCCAGGGTGTGAGGGCCAGGCCTAGAGATGTGCCACTGCCTGTTGACGAGCCCAGTTGCTCCTCCAGTCCTGGAGGCTTcagccccagccctctgccccagGCCAAGCCTGTGGGCATTACCCATGGCATTCCTCAGCTGCCCAGGTTCCGGCCTGAGCCCCCAGAGTCTCATCCCATTCACTATGGGGCTTCTAGCGTTGATCTGTCAAAGGAGAGGGCCGAGCAAGGTGCCTCTCTCCCTACCAGCTATTCCTCCACTGTCATGAATGGGAACCTAGCTGAGTAG